The Streptomyces sp. NBC_00483 genome contains the following window.
TGCCGGCGTGGACGACGGCGTTGGTGACGAGTTCACTGAGTACGACGGTCGCGTCGTCCATGAGCCGCCCGTCGAGGGTCAGGGACTCCGACAGCTCGGGCAGTTCGGTCCAGTCGACGAACGCGGCGCGCAGGAAACGACGGGCGGCCGCGGGCGCGAGCGGGTTTCCGGGCAGCGACGTGCGCGCGGCCACCGGCACCCCGGTCGCCTGGTCAGGCGCGTCCGGGGCGCCGAAGGCGCTCTCCCGCTGGATCGGAATGGAACCCACGTTTCGGCTCCTGGTTAGTTGTGGCAAAGACGCCTCAGGCGACACCGACAGAGTGACAGACTGACCACGCCCATAAGCGTGGAGTTACCTAAGTAGGCCGCTATGAGTGAGAACAGTGGTATGCGTGCACCTCAGAAGGGCTACGGTGACGAAGCCATCCGCCCGAGTGATCTCCGGCCGTTACTGGCCGCGCTGACGGCTGCCCGGGACGGCACGTTCGCGCATGTACCGATCGCGGCGGACGGGATCGTCGGCGAGCTCGGCGCGACATTCAATCAGCTCGCCGACCGCAGCGTGCACTTCAACGCCGAACTGGCGCGGGTGCGGCGGGAGATCACCCGGCACGGCCGGCTCGACGAGCGCCTGGAGGCGAGCCCTGGACAGGGCGCCTGGGTGACCCGGGTCGGCGACGTGAACACCATAATCGACGCGCTCGTCGCGCCGGCCGCGAACGCCACGCGGGTGCTCGAGGCGGTCGCGGGCGGCGACCTCACCCAGCGTGTCGACCTGCACGACGGCACCCGCCAACTCCGGGGCGACCTGCGGCGGTTGGGTCGTTCGGTCAACAAGATGGTGGACCAGCTCTCCCTGTTCACCGGCGAGGTCACCCGGGTGGCACGCGAGGTGGGCACCGAGGGAAGACTCGGCGGGCGCGCCAAGGTGACCGGCCTGTCCGGGAGTTGGCGCGATGTGACCGAGGCGGTCAACACCATGGCCTCGCGGCTCACGGCGCAGGTGCGGGACATCGCGCTCGTGACGACGGCGGTGGCCCAGGGCGATCTGACACGTACGGTCACGATCGAGGCGACGGGCGAGCTGCTCGAACTCAAGCTGACCGTGAACACGATGGTCGACCAGCTCTCCGCGTTCGCCGACGAGGTGACCCGCGTCGCCCGCGAGGTCGGCACCGAGGGCCAGCTCGGCGGCCGCGCCCAGGTCCGCGGCGTCTCCGGCGTCTGGAAGGACCTCACCGACAACGTCAACTTCATGGCGTCGAACCTGACCTCGCAGGTCCGCAACATCGCGCAGGTCACGACGGCCGTGGCGGACGGCGACCTGAGCCAGAAGATCACGGTCGACGCGAAGGGCGAGATCCTTGAGCTGAAGTCGACCATCAACACGATGGTCGACCAGCTCTCCGCGTTCGCCGACGAGGTCACCCGCGTCGCCCGCGAAGTCGGCACCGAAGGCCAGCTCGGCGGCCGCGCCCAGGTCCGCGGCGTCTCCGGCGTCTGGAAGGACCTCACCGACAACGTCAACTTCATGGCCGACAACCTGACGTCGCAGGTGCGCAACATCGCGCTCGTGTCGACGGCGGTGGCGCAGGGCGACCTCGGTAAGAAGATCACCGTCGAGGCGAAGGGCGAGATCCTCGAACTCAAGTCGACCATCAACACGATGGTCGACCAGCTCTCCGCGTTCGCCGACGAGGTCACCCGCGTCGCCCGCGAAGTCGGCACCGAGGGCAACCTCGGCGGTCAGGCCCAGGTCCGCGGCGTCTCCGGGGTCTGGAAGGACCTCACCGACAACGTCAACTTCATGGCGTCGAACCTGACCTCCCAGGTCCGCAACATCGCGCAGGTCACGACGGCCGTGGCCCAGGGCGACCTCGGCAAGAAGATCTCGGTCGACGCGCGCGGCGAGATCCTGGAGCTGAAGGACACCGTCAACACGATGGTGGAGCAGCTGCGCGGCTTCGCCGACGAGGTGACCCGCGTCGCCCGCGAGGTCGGCACGGACGGCCGCCTCGGCGGCCGCGCAACCGTTCACGGCGTGTCGGGCGTCTGGAAGGACCTGACCGACAACGTCAACTACATGGCGGACAACCTGACCTCACAAGTGCGGAACATCGCGCAGGTCGCCACGGCCGTGGCCCAGGGCGACCTCTCCAAGAAGATCGACGTCGACGCGCGCGGCGAGATCCTCGAACTGAAGACGACCATCAACACGATGGTCGACACGCTCTCCTCGTTCTCCTCCGAGGTGACCCGAGTGGCCCGAGAGGTCGGCTCCCAGGGCCAACTCGGCGGGCAGGCACGGGTCGAGGGTGTGTACGGCACGTGGAAGCGCCTGACGACGAACGTGAACGAGCTGGCGCTGAACCTGACCACGCAGGTCCGCGCCATCGCCGAGGTCGCCTCCGCGGTGACCTCGGGCGACATGTCCCGCTCGATCACGGTCGACACGCAGGGCGAGGTCGCCGAGCTCAAGGACAACATCAACCTGATGGTGGCCAACCTCCGCGAGACGACCCGCGCGAAGGACTGGCTGGAGTCGAACCTGGCCCGCCTCGCCGCCCTGATGCAGGGCCATCGCGACCTGATGGAGGTCGCCGACCTGATCCTGCGCGAGCTGACGCCGCTGGTGAACGCCCAGTACGGCGCGTTCTTCCTCGCGGAGGAGGACGACGACGGCTCACAGCAGCCAATGGCCGTACCCACCAAGGGACTTGCGTACATCGCCGGTTACGGTTCGGGCTCCGCCTCGGTCATCAACACGGGCGGGATGCCGGTCCACGGCCTCGTACGGCAGGCGGCGCTGGAGAAGAAGCGGATCCTGGTGGAGGAGGTGCCGACGGACTACATCAACATCAACAGCGGGCTCGGCGAGGCGGCGCCAGCGTCGGTCGTGATCATTCCGATCCTCTTCGAGGACACGCTCCTCGGTGTGATCGAGCTCGCCTCCTTCTCCCGCTTCTCCGACGTCCACCTGGCGTTCTTCGACCAGTTCGTGAACACCATCGGCGTCGCCATCAACACCATCATCGCCAACTCCCGTACGGAGTCGCTGCTCGGCGAGTCCCAGCGGCTCGCCATCCAGCTCCAGGACCGGTCGAACGAAATGCAGCGGCAGCAGGCCGAGTTGCAGCGCTCGAACGCCCAACTGGAGGAGAAAGCCGCCCTGTTGGCGACCTCCTCGCAGTACAAGTCGGAGTTCCTGGCGAACATGTCGCACGAGCTGCGCACCCCGCTCAACTCCCTGCTCATCCTGGCCCGGCTGCTCTCCGACAACCCGGACGGCCATCTCAACGACCAGGAGGTCCAGTTCGCGACGACGATCCACCGCTCCGGCTCGGACCTGCTCCAGCTCATCAACGACATCCTCGACCTGTCGAAGATCGAGGCCGGCCGGATGGACGTACGCCCCAAGAAGCTCCCCCTCATCAAGGTCCTCGACTACGTCCACGCGACCTTCCGGCCCATCACCCTCGACCGCGGACTCGCCTTCGAGGTGTCGGTCGGCGAGGACGTGCCGCGCGAGATGTTCTCCGACGAACAGCGCCTCCAGCAGATCCTGCGCAACCTTCTGTCGAACGCGATCAAGTTCACCGCGCAGGGCCGCGTCGAACTGCGGGTCCGCCTGGTCAAGGCCCCCGAAGGGGCCCAGCTGGTCGACAGCGAGGACCTGCTCGCCTTCGCCGTCACCGACACCGGGATCGGCATCCCGCGCGACAAACTCGCCGTCGTCTTCGAGGCGTTCCAGCAGGCCGACGGCACGACGAACCGCAAGTACGGCGGCACGGGCCTCGGCCTGTCCATCAGCCGGGAGATCTCCGCGCTGCTCGGCGGCCACATCGTCGCGGAGAGCGAGCCCGGCGAGGGCTCCACCTTCACCCTGTACGTCCCCGTGCGCTGCCCCGGGCACGAGCCGCCCGACGGGTACGAACCGTCCACCCTGCCGCAGTCGGCCCTCGTACCGGAGCAGGGCGTCTCCATGGACACGTACGCGTCCCTGCAGCCGCCGGAGCAGGAGGACAACTGGCCGGCGCCGACGAAGCTGGAGCGGTGGAAGACGGGCAGGCCGGGCCTGGTCCTGCCGGGCCGCCGCGTCCTGATCGTCGACGACGACATCCGCAACGTCTTCGCGCTCACCCACGTACTGGGCCGCGTCGGCATGCCTGTCCTGTACGCGGAGAACGGCCGCGAGGGCATCGAGACGCTGGAGAGCCACCCCGATGTCGAACTCGTCCTGATGGACATCATGATGCCCGAGATGGACGGCTACGAGACGATCTCCGTCATCCGCGGTACGCCACGATGGGCCGGTCTTCCCATCGTCGCGCTCACCGCCAAGGCCATGCCCGGCGACCGCGAGAAGTCGATCGCCAAGGGCGCGAACGATTACGTCCCGAAACCGGTGGACGTCGACCAGTTGCTGAATGTCGTGTGCGAGCTGCTGGCCCCCGAGGAGGCGGAACCGTCCGCCCCCCGAGGTCTCCGGCACTCCGGCGACCACTGAGTGAGGCACCGTCAACATGACCACTGCAGAGTCCACTTCGGCGGATCGGGCCAGCATCCTCCTTGTCGACGACATGGAGGACAACCTGACCGCCCTCGAAGCCGTGCTTGGACCGCTCAACGAGCCGCTGGTCAGGGCCCGTTCGGGCGAGGAGGCGATGAAGGCGCTGCTGCGCAGGCAGTTCGCCGTCGTCCTCCTGGACATCCGGATGCCCGGCATGGACGGCTTCGAGACGGCGACGAACATCAAGCGCCTCGACCAGACGAAGGACGTCCCGATCATCTTCCTGACGGGCACGGAGGCCGACACCGGCTACGCCTTCCGCGGCTACGCGACCGGCGCCGCCGACTACCTGACCAAGCCCTTCGACCCGTGGGTGCTGCGCGCGAAGGTGACGGTCTTCCTCGACCTGCACCGCAAGAACCGCCAGCTGCAGCGCCTCTTGGCGCGCGAACACCAGCAGTTGGACAATCTCGCGGCCCGCATGACGACGATGGAGCGCCGCCTGGCCGAGGACGAGAACCCCGATGTGCGGGAACTGCGCCACGACATCGGGGAGATGAAGGAGACGCTGCGGCTGGTGCGCCGGGGTTAGGGCCCTTCTGGCGAACCTTGCAGAAGGACCCTGGGACTCCGAGGCGCTTCGACCGCGGCGTCTCCTCGGGGCGTCAGCCCTCGCGGCTCCCGGAGTACATCTCGTCGAGGAGCGCCTTGTACTCACGCTCGACGACCGGGCGCTTCAGCTTCAGGCTGGGCGTCAGCTCGCCGTGCTCGATGTCGAGGTCGCGCGGCAGGAGCTTGAACTTCTTGATGGTCTGCCAGCGCTGCAGGCCCTCGTTGAGCTCCTTCACGTAGCCCTCGACGAGCTGCACCGTCTGCGGCGCGGCGACGACCTCCGCGTAGGAGGAGCCGCCGAGGCCGTTCTCCTTGGCCCACTCCAGGATCGACGGCTCGTCGAGCGAGATGAGCGCCGTGCAGAAGTTCCGGTCGGCGCCGTGCACCAGGATGTTGGAGACGTACGGGCACACGGCCTTGAACTGGCCCTCGACCTCGGCGGGCGCGATGTACTTGCCGCCGGAGGTCTTGATGAGGTCCTTCTTGCGGTCGGTGATCCGCAGGTAGCCGTCGTTCGACAGCTCGCCGATGTCGCCCGTGTGGAACCAGCCGTCGGACTCCAGGACCTCGGCGGTCTTGTCGGGCAGACCGTGGTAGCCCTCCATGATGCCGGGGCCGCGCAGCAGGATCTCGCCGTCGTCCGCGATCCGCACCTCGGTGCCGGGCAGCGGCTTGCCGACGGTGCCGGTGCGGTAGGCCTCACCGGGGTTCACGAAGGAGGCGGCGCTGGACTCGGTCAGTCCGTAGCCCTCCAGGATGTGCACTCCGGCGCCGGCGAAGAAGTAGCCGATCTCCGGAGCGAGCGCGGCAGAGCCGGACACACACGCCCGCAGCCGCCCGCCGAAGGCCTCCCGCAGCTTGCTGTAGACCAGGCGGTCGGCGGCCTTGTGCTTCGAGGCGAGCTTGAACGGCACCGAGGCGACGCCCGTACGCCGGAAGTTGTCCTGGCTGACCTTCGCGTACTCGCGCGCGACACCGGCAGCCCACTGGAAGATCTTGTACTTGGCGGAGCCGCCGGCCCGCGCCTTCGCGGCGACGCCGTTGTAGACCTTCTCGAAGATGCGCGGCACGGCGGCCATGTACGTCGGCTGCACGATCGGCAGATTCTCGATGATCTTGTCGACGCGGCCGTCGACCGCGGTGACGTGCCCGACCTCGATCTGGCCGGACGTGAGCACCTTGCCGAAGACGTGCGCGAGCGGCAGCCACAGGTACTGCACGTCCTCGCCGCTCACCAGCCCGGTCGACGCGATGGCCTTCGCCATGTACGACCAGTTGTCGTGCGGGAGCCGGACGCCCTTGGGCCGCCCGGTGGTGCCGGAGGTGTAGATGAGCGTGGCGAGCTGGTCCTTCTGGATCGCCCCGACCCGCTCCTTGACGACCTCAGGGTTCTTCTCCAGGTACGCGGCGCCGCGCGCCTCCAGGTCCTCAAGCGTGAGCACCCAGCCGTCGGGGTCGCCCGCGTCGGGCACGACCCCGGTCGCGTCGATCACCACGACGTGCCGCAGCTCGGGCAGCTCGGCGCGACGCGCCCGCGCCTTGGCGAGCTGCGCGGCGTCCTCCGCGACCATCACCTTGGAATCGGAGTCGGACAGGATGAACGCCGACTCCTCCTCGTTGGTCTGCGGGTACACGGTCGTGGTCGCCGCGCCCGCGCACATGATGCCGAGGTCGGCCAGGATCCACTCGACCCGCGTCGAGGAGGCGAGCGCCACCCGCTCCTGCGGGCCCACGCCCAGCTCGACCAGGCCGGCGGCGATGGCGTACACGCGCTGCGCGGCCTGCGCCCAGCTCAGCGACTTCCAGTCGTCGGGGCCCGTGCCGGTGGCCGAGGGCACCGGATAGCGGTAGGCCTCGGCGTCCGGTGTCGCTGTCACGCGCTCCAGGAAGAGGTTCGCCACGGAGGGCGGACGGTTCTCGATCAAGGTCTGTGTGTCGCTCACGACGTCCTCCGGGGCCCGCGACAGTGCGGCTTGTCTCAGACTGCGCGGCTGGTTGATACGAGGCTTGTTTAACTGGCGAGTAACCATGGGGCAGTGATCAGGGTAAGGGTCACCCGCCTGCCGCGTAAGGGGCTCCGGCCACCGACTTCATCGGGCTCACCCCTACGTCCTCACCCCTCACAGGGCCCACACAAAAGCGGTGGGCCCGCCACGCGCGACGCGTGCCGGGCCCACCGCCGAAGGGCAGCTCCGCGGGCTACTTCTTGGTCTTGGAACCGCCGCCGTCGTCGCTGGAGAGCACGGAGATGAAGGCCTCCTGCGGCACCTCGACGGAGCCGACCATCTTCATCCGCTTCTTGCCCTCCTTCTGCTTCTCGAGCAGCTTGCGCTTACGCGAGATGTCACCGCCGTAGCACTTGGCGAGGACGTCCTTGCGGATGGCGCGGATGGTCTCGCGGGAGATGACCCGGGAGCCGATGGCCGCCTGGACGGGGATCTCGAAGGCCTGCCGCGGAATGAGCTCCCGCAGCTTGGCGACCAGGCGCACCCCGTACGCGTACGCGGCGTCCTTGTGCGTGACGGCGGAGAACGCGTCGACGCGGTCGCCGTGCAGCAGGATGTCGACCTTCACAAGATCGGAGGCCTGCTCGCCGGTGGGCTCGTAGTCCAGGGACGCGTAACCGCGGGTCTTGGACTTCAGCTGGTCGAAGAAGTCGAAGACGATCTCGGCGAGGGGCAGGGTGTAGCGGATCTCCACCCGGTCCTCGGAGAGGTAGTCCATGCCGAGGAGGGTGCCGCGGCGGGTCTGGCAGAGCTCCATGATCGCGCCGATGAACTCGCTGGGCGCGAGGAGCGTGGCGCGCACGACGGGCTCGTAGACCTTGTCGATCTTGCCTTCGGGGAACTCGCTCGGGTTGGTGACCGTGTGCTCGGTGCCGTCCTCCATGTCCACGCGGTAGACCACGTTGGGGGCGGTGGCGATGAGGTCGAGCCCGAACTCGCGCTCGAGGCGCTCACGGATCACGTCGAGGTGCAGAAGCCCCAGGAAGCCGACGCGGAAGCCGAATCCGAGCGCGGCCGAGGTCTCCGGCTCGTAGACCAGTGCTGCGTCGTTGAGCTGCAGCTTGTCGAGGGCCTCGCGCAGGTCCGGGTACTCCGAGCCGTCCAGCGGATACAGGCCCGAGAACACCATCGGCTTCGGGTCCTTGTAACCGCCGAGGGGCTCGGTCGCGCCCTTGTGCAGGGAGGTGATCGTGTCACCGACCTTGGACTGACGTACGTCCTTCACGCCGGTGATGATGTAGCCCACCTCGCCGACGCCGATGCCGTCGGCCGGGGTCATCTCGGGGGACGACACACCGATCTCGAGCAGCTCGTGCGTGGCCCCGGTCGACATCATCCGGATCCGCTCGCGCTTGTTGAGCTGGCCGTCGACGACTCGTACGTACGTCACGACGCCCCGGTACGAGTCGTACACCGAGTCGAAGATCATCGCGCGGGCGGGCGCGTCCGCGACACCGACCGGCGGCGGGACCTCGGCGACGACCTTGTCGAGCAGCGCCTCGACGCCCATGCCGGTCTTCGCGGAGACCTTCAGCACGTCGTCGGGGTCGCAGCCGATGAGGTTGGCGAGCTCCTCAGAGAACTTCTCCGGCTGGGCGGCCGGGAGGTCGATCTTGTTGAGCACCGGAACGATCTTGAGGTCGTTCTCCATCGCCAGGTAGAGGTTGGCGAGAGTCTGCGCCTCGATGCCCTGCGCCGCGTCGACGAGGAGGATCGTGCCCTCACAGGCCGCGAGCGAGCGCGAGACCTCGTACGTGAAGTCCACGTGGCCCGGCGTGTCGATCATGTTGAGGATGTGGGTACTGCCCTTGTCGGGCCCCTCGGTCGGGGCCCAGGGCAGCCGCACCGCCTGGGACTTGATCGTGATGCCGCGCTCTCGCTCGATGTCCATCCGGTCGAGATACTGAGCACGCATCTGCCGCTGCTCGACCACACCGGTCAGCTGGAGCATCCGGTCGGCGAGCGTCGACTTGCCGTGGTCGATGTGCGCGATGATGCAGAAGTTGCGAATCAGAGCCGGGTCGGTGCGGCTCGGCTCGGGCACATTTTTAGGGATCGCGGGCACGCAGGGTCCTGTCTCTTGAGGCCTTCTGCCTCAGGTCGGCCTCGGTTGGGATCAATACGTAGCCTCCATGGTCCCATGAGCGGGGCGCTGTGCTCGGTTTGGGCCGCCTGGATGACGGCTGATACCGTGGGCAGCTGTGTCTCTTGCCCTCTAAGCCGAGGCACGCACTCAGTGACAATCACCGGTACGGGACCTTCGCGGATCCGTGCCTGAACCTGAAAAGGCTCATTTCGTGGCGAACATCAAGTCCCAGATCAAGCGGATCAAGACCAACGAGAAGGCTCGGCTGCGCAACAAGGCCGTGAAGTCCTCCCTCAAGACCTCGATCCGCAAGGCCCGCGAGGCCGCTGCCTCCGGTGACGTCCAGAAGGCCGTCGAGGCGCAGCGCGTTGCCGCGCGTCAGCTCGACAAGGCCGTCTCCAAGGGCGTCATCCACAAGAACCAGGCCGCCAACAAGAAGTCGGCGCTTGCTTCGAAGGTCGCGTCCATCCAGGCCTGACCTGAACTGAACTGCCGTCGGTAGGACCCGGGCGGGCCCTCTCTCTCCGCCCCCGACCGACACCCAAGAGCCCGCACGCGATCTGCGTTCGCCACGCGGGTGCGGGCTCGCACAACGCTTGACCCGATGCCCCGCCCTTTCCAAGGGCGGGGCATCGGTGCGTTCCGATCCAGCCCGTCCGGCGTTTGAGGACACGGCCGAAGGCCGACAGGGGTCTGGGGCGCAGCCCCAGGGACGGGACGGGAGGGGAAGGGGCGGCGGGGGCGACTTCCCGCAGTGCCGCGCTGACGCTGACGCGCTACCCGCGCCCCTGCGCCCGGGCGGCCCGAGCCACCGTCACCACAGCCTTCTCCAACGCATACTCCGGATCATCCCCGGCCCCCTTGACCCCCGCATCGGCCTCGGCCACCGCCCGCAACGCGACAGCGACCCCGTCCGGCGTCCACCCCCGCATCTGCTGCCGCACCCGATCGATCTTCCACGGCGGCATCCCCAGCTCCCGCGCAAGATCCGCCGGCCGCCCCCCGCGCGCGGACGACAGCTTCCCGATCGCCCGCACCCCCTGAGCCAACGCACTGGTGATCATCACCGGCGCCACCCCGGTCGAGAGCGACCACCGCAGCGCCTCCAGCGCCTCGGCCACCCGCCCCTCCACGGCCCGGTCGGCGACGGTGAAGCTGGACGCCTCGGCCCGCCCCGTGTAGTACCGCCCGACAACGGCCTCGTCGATGGTCCCCTCGACGTCGGCGGCGAGCTGCGACACCGCGGAAGCCAGCTCCCGCAGATCACTCCCGATGGAGTCGACGAGCGCCTGGGAAGCCTCGGAGGTGGCGGACCGCCCGAGCGCCCGGAACTCGCTCCGTACAAAGGCCAGCCGATCCGAGGCCTTCGTCATCTTGGGACAGGCGACCTCCCTGGCCCCGGCCTTGCGCGCCGCGTCCAGCAGGCCCTTCCCCTTGGCGCCACCGGCGTGCAGCAGCACCAGCGTGATCTCCTCGGCGGGCGCGCCGATGTACGCCTTGACGTCCTTGACCGTGTCCGCGGACAGGTCCTGCGCATTGCGTACGACGACGACCTTGCGCTCGGCGAACAGCGAGGGGCTGGTCAGCTCGGCCAGCGTCCCCGGCTGCAGCTGATCGGAGGTGAGGTCCCGGACGTCGGTGTCCGCGTCCACGGCGCGCGCGGCCGCCACGATCTGCTGCACCGCGCGGTCGAGCAGCAGATCCTCCTGTCCCACCGCGACGGTGAGAGGAGCGAGCGGTTCGTCGTTTGCAGTCTTCCTGGCCATCGCGCCAAGCATCCCACGCGCCACTGACAAGCCCGCCCCTACTGAACGAAGCCGGGGCCGGGCTCACGGGTCCTGGCGCAGGGCTCACTGGTCCTGGCGTGGGGCTCACTGGTCCGGGGCGTAGGGCTCACTGGTCCGGGGCGCAGGGCCGACGAACCCAGCAGCCCTACGGTTCCTCGCGCCAGCCCTCCCACTCGGCCGCGAACCCGTCCAGCTCATCGGCGGACAGCCGCTCCGTCGCGTCCTCCACGACCAGCAGCCACTGCGCGTCCTCGGCGTCGTCCTCACCGGCCAGCGCGTCCCGTACGAGCTGGGGTTCCTCGGCCACCCCGAAGCGCTCCTTGAGCGCCTCCGCGGCCTCCTCTGCGGCGTCCCGGTCGGGCAGCACCAGTACGTGTCTCACATCGCTCACGCCACCATTTTCCGGCACGCCGGCGGCAGCGCCGCACGGGGTCAGCGGGTCACCTCTTGGGCACGACCTGTATGTCGAGGTCGATGCGGACGCTGGAGCCGACGACGGCGATGCCCCGCGCCAGCATGGTCTGCCAACTCACGGTGAAGTCGTCACGGTGCAGCTCCGTGCTCGCGCGACAGGCGGCCCGGGTCTCACCCTCCATGCCGGTGCCCACGCCCAGGTACTCGGCGTCCAGCGTGACCGTCCGGGTCACACCGTGCAGCGAGAGCGCCCCGGTGATCGCCCAGCGGCTGCCGCCCTTGTGCACGAAGCGGTCGCTGTAGAACTCCAGCGTCGGGAAGCGCTCGACGTCGAGGAAGTCCCCGGACCTGAGGTGGTCGTCGCGCATCTTGACGTTCGTGTCGATGGACGAGGCGTCGATGACGACATGCATCGCGGAGTCCTCGACCCGCTCGGCCACCCGCAGCACACCGGCGAACGTGTTGAACCGGCCGTAGACCCGCGCCATCCCGATGTGCCGCGCCGTGAACCCGATCGACGAGTGCGTCGGCTCGAGCTCCCAGTCCCCCGGCTTCGGCAGCGGCGGCGGCGCGGACACCTGGAGCGTCACGTCACCGAGCGCCGCCTGCGCACCCTCGGCCACCGTGGCCCCGCCACGGAACGGCGCGTACCCCTCGGCCGACACCGCGAGCCGGTAGTCCCCCGCGGGCACGGTCGCCACGAACGAGCCGAACGGGTCGACGCCCCCGCTCACCACCTTGCGCCCCATCGCGTCGTTCACCTGGAACTCGGCGCCGCGCACCGGCTCGCTCACGGCATCGATGATCCGGCCGCTGAGCACCCCCGCACCCGGCGGCACCGCCCTCCCCCCGAGGGAACTCGAATCTACTGACCGGTTAGTACGGTTTCTCCATCGGAGGCCGAACATGTCCTACCCACCCCAGAACGCCTGGACAACTACCTGATCTACTGCATTCGACAAGCATTCGATCATCGTGGGTAGTTTCGAGGCAACATGCGCCCACATGACAAGAACACCGCCGTGAGCGGCGCCTGAGCAGCACCTGAGCGGCATCGGCCGTGCTACGGGAACACCCGGAGCTCCCCACCGCCCCCTCCCACGACCGCGACCGCCCCCTCCCGGTCAGTCCTGAGCACGGCCGCACCGCGCGCCCGCAGCGCCGCCAGCGTGCTGGGTGCCGGGTGGCCGTACGGGTTGTCGCGGCCCACCGAGATCAGCGCGACGCGGGGCGCGGCCCTGCGCAACAGCTCCGGATCCTGGTACGCCGAGCCATGATGGGCGACCTTGAGCACGTCGACCGGGGGCAGCCGAGCCCCGGCGGGCGTTCTCAACAAGGCGCGCTGCGCCGGTGGTTCGAGGTCGCCGAGGA
Protein-coding sequences here:
- the holA gene encoding DNA polymerase III subunit delta, encoding MARKTANDEPLAPLTVAVGQEDLLLDRAVQQIVAAARAVDADTDVRDLTSDQLQPGTLAELTSPSLFAERKVVVVRNAQDLSADTVKDVKAYIGAPAEEITLVLLHAGGAKGKGLLDAARKAGAREVACPKMTKASDRLAFVRSEFRALGRSATSEASQALVDSIGSDLRELASAVSQLAADVEGTIDEAVVGRYYTGRAEASSFTVADRAVEGRVAEALEALRWSLSTGVAPVMITSALAQGVRAIGKLSSARGGRPADLARELGMPPWKIDRVRQQMRGWTPDGVAVALRAVAEADAGVKGAGDDPEYALEKAVVTVARAARAQGRG
- a CDS encoding YceI family protein translates to MFGLRWRNRTNRSVDSSSLGGRAVPPGAGVLSGRIIDAVSEPVRGAEFQVNDAMGRKVVSGGVDPFGSFVATVPAGDYRLAVSAEGYAPFRGGATVAEGAQAALGDVTLQVSAPPPLPKPGDWELEPTHSSIGFTARHIGMARVYGRFNTFAGVLRVAERVEDSAMHVVIDASSIDTNVKMRDDHLRSGDFLDVERFPTLEFYSDRFVHKGGSRWAITGALSLHGVTRTVTLDAEYLGVGTGMEGETRAACRASTELHRDDFTVSWQTMLARGIAVVGSSVRIDLDIQVVPKR